A stretch of the Musa acuminata AAA Group cultivar baxijiao chromosome BXJ2-7, Cavendish_Baxijiao_AAA, whole genome shotgun sequence genome encodes the following:
- the LOC135616122 gene encoding WRKY transcription factor 22-like has protein sequence MADDDWDLGAVVRSCRPSGAAAAPRQPFSSFPPPTVPLEAGEEAEGVKDGSFVGFPDLFRSSDGLQELEELCKPFVPKVRQQPQQLARASPSSASPASAASAVGLPRPHQPPPSRQHHRPAPQIARSKRRKNQQKKVVCHVPAAGLSSDVWAWRKYGQKPIKGSPYPRGYYRCSSSKGCLARKQVERSRTDPGMFIITYTAEHNHPVPTHRNSLAGSTRHKFPSTTPAAAAEEDGGGGRPPPGNPSSSPPSSSTAAGLSPNTPLTASMEDELLRRPPQDGDDADADDGEDEEVDEDEEMLLVEDMEVMGEDDLLFRGGAEESTGPAAAAASDTTPEAAAFFGDDGELGDHFFQPPWLSKSNNAATAAGGS, from the exons ATGGCAGACGATGACTGGGATCTTGGCGCGGTGGTAAGGAGCTGCAGGCCGTcgggggcggcggcggcgccgAGACAACCCTTCTCTTCGTTTCCTCCGCCGACGGTGCCGCTCGAGGCGGGGGAGGAGGCGGAGGGAGTTAAAGATGGCTCTTTTGTCGGTTTCCCGGATCTGTTCCGGAGTAGCGACGGTCTGCAGGAGCTGGAGGAGCTCTGCAAGCCCTTCGTCCCTAAAGTCCGGCAGCAACCGCAGCAGCTGGCGCGGGCGAGCCCGTCGTCCGCTTCCCCTGCCTCCGCCGCTTCTGCCGTCGGCTTGCCGAGGCCGCATCAACCGCCGCCGTCGAGGCAGCATCACCGGCCTGCCCCCCAGATCGCCCGCTCCAAACGAAG GAAGAACCAGCAGAAGAAGGTGGTGTGTCACGTCCCCGCCGCCGGGCTCTCCTCCGACGTGTGGGCGTGGCGGAAGTACGGCCAGAAACCCATCAAGGGATCTCCTTATCCTCG GGGATACTACAGGTGTAGCAGCTCCAAGGGCTGCCTCGCCCGCAAGCAGGTGGAGCGCAGCCGGACAGACCCGGGCATGTTCATCATCACCTACACCGCCGAGCACAACCACCCCGTGCCCACCCACCGCAACTCCCTCGCCGGCAGCACCCGCCACAAGTTCCCTTCCACAACCCCCGCCGCCGCGGCCGAAGaagacggcggcggcggccgccCTCCGCCCGGAAACCCATCCTCCAGCCCCCCGTCGTCGTCTACCGCCGCGGGGCTCTCCCCCAACACCCCCCTCACGGCCTCCATGGAGGACGAGCTCCTGCGCCGCCCGCCACAGGACGGGGACGACGCTGACGCCGACGACGGGGAGGACGAGGAAGTGGACGAAGACGAGGAAATGCTACTGGTGGAGGACATGGAGGTCATGGGCGAGGACGACCTGCTCTTCAGGGGCGGCGCGGAGGAATCTACTGGCCCcgcagccgccgccgcctccgataCCACGCCGGAGGCAGCGGCGTTCTTCGGCGATGACGGCGAGTTGGGAGACCACTTCTTCCAACCGCCATGGCTGTCTAAAAGTAACAACGCGGCCACCGCAGCTGGTGGCAGCTGA
- the LOC103991655 gene encoding SMR domain-containing protein At5g58720 isoform X1: MKPSTKKRSRKKKRKPAPAPGSDPAKEEEAAASAAEILVNGGSDDEQKRALNWLIDAFTSVSVDQIASAYREAGGDPFKAAGILGAQLDDPAVGPAGGREPMGSGNGFGGSRRHKRVAAATGMVSDVIGKGYSGGGRRNKDRIVTNLQSKGCMNRMYKVEEAEQFLCSMLGDESELGMGVVTDVLDQCGCDIEKALEVLLDISASSCNKLKEKESQNRGIPRTNYSYTCPETSSNDHPKNTINSFQLRDRTSDSAYHLSEKEHVFQPFVGYNNREHGLVFADNEVPLPSKSEQSKPALQQKVLESLFNIPNSPKHESNCMNWKKVVTKVESFGQGLEFCSSSTEDTQSNAVYGKEDDYQVFRGVSKKHWDKMRTYYQEAAMAYSRGERAHASYLSEKGKFYRDIAREADEKASREIFETRNKHIKNMVTIDLHGQHVKQAIGLLKLHLLLFTYIPSVPYLKVITGCGADGVGKGKLKHAVLGLVEKEGIKWREENAGTLILCLDEPKEYSFVKCDTDSE; the protein is encoded by the exons ATGAAACCCTCGACGAAGAAGAGgagcaggaagaagaagaggaagcccgCCCCCGCCCCCGGATCGGATCCCGCCAAAGAGGAAGAGGCGGCGGCCTCGGCGGCGGAGATCCTCGTCAACGGCGGTAGCGATGACGAGCAGAAGCGAGCCCTAAATTGGTTGATCGACGCCTTCACTTCCGTGTCCGTCGATCAGATCGCCTCTGCGTACCGCGAGGCTGGCGGCGACCCCTTCAAGGCGGCCGGAATCCTCGGGGCCCAGCTCGACGACCCCGCGGTGGGACCGGCGGGAGGCCGTGAGCCGATGGGGTCGGGTAACGGCTTTGGAGGGAGTCGAAGGCACAAGAGGGTCGCTGCGGCCACGGGGATGGTGTCGGATGTGATCGGGAAGGGTTATAGCGGTGGCGGGAGGAGGAATAAAGATAGGATCGTGACTAATTTACAAAGTAAGGGGTGTATGAATAGGATGTACAAGGTCGAGGAGGCTGAGCAGTTCTTGTGTTCGATGCTCGGAGATGAGTCTGAGCTTGGCATGGGTGTTGTCACGGATGTTTTAG accAATGTGGATGCGATATTGAAAAG GCTTTAGAAGTTTTACTGGATATATCAGCTTCCTCATGTAATAAATTAAAGGAAAAAGAAAGTCAAAACCGTGGCATACCCAGGACAAACTATTCATACACCTGTCCTGAAACATCCAGCAATGACCATCCAAAGAACACCATAAATTCATTCCAG TTAAGAGATAGGACATCTGATTCAGCATATCATTTATCTGAAAAAGAACATGTTTTCCAACCATTTGTTGGATATAATAACAG GGAGCATGGACTTGTTTTTGCTGACAATGAGGTACCACTACCATCCAAATCAGAACAATCGAAACCAGCTCTCCAGCAAAAAGTCTTAGAGTCAttgtttaacatccctaactcaccCAAGCATGAATCAAATTGTATGAATTGGAAAAAGGTAGTTACAAAGGTAGAATCATTTGGTCAGGGTTTAGAGTTCTGTTCATCAAGCACAGAAGATACTCAATCAAATGCTGTATATG GTAAAGAAGATGACTATCAAGTGTTTCGTGGTGTTTCAAAGAAGCATTGGGATAAGATGCGAACCTACTACCAAGAA GCTGCAATGGCATACTCAAGAGGTGAGCGTGCTCATGCTTCTTATCTGTCAGAAAAG GGGAAGTTTTACCGAGATATAGCACGTGAGGCAGATGAGAAAGCTAGTCGAGAGATTTTTGAAACCAG AAACAAGCACATTAAAAACATGGTCACCATTGATTTACATGGGCAACATGTTAAGCAAGCAATAGGACTTCTGAAACTTCACCTCCTATTGTTCACATATATTCCCT CTGTCCCATATCTTAAAGTTATCACTGGATGTGGTGCTGATGGTGTCGGAAAGGGAAAATTGAAGCATGCG GTGCTTGGCCTCGTGGAAAAAGAAGGTATCAAGTGGAGAGAAGAGAACGCTGGGACTTTAATCCTCTGTCTCGATGAACCAAAAGAGTACAGTTTTGTGAAATGTGATACTGATTCCGAGTAG
- the LOC103991655 gene encoding SMR domain-containing protein At5g58720 isoform X2 has protein sequence MKPSTKKRSRKKKRKPAPAPGSDPAKEEEAAASAAEILVNGGSDDEQKRALNWLIDAFTSVSVDQIASAYREAGGDPFKAAGILGAQLDDPAVGPAGGREPMGSGNGFGGSRRHKRVAAATGMVSDVIGKGYSGGGRRNKDRIVTNLQSKGCMNRMYKVEEAEQFLCSMLGDESELGMGVVTDVLDQCGCDIEKLRDRTSDSAYHLSEKEHVFQPFVGYNNREHGLVFADNEVPLPSKSEQSKPALQQKVLESLFNIPNSPKHESNCMNWKKVVTKVESFGQGLEFCSSSTEDTQSNAVYGKEDDYQVFRGVSKKHWDKMRTYYQEAAMAYSRGERAHASYLSEKGKFYRDIAREADEKASREIFETRNKHIKNMVTIDLHGQHVKQAIGLLKLHLLLFTYIPSVPYLKVITGCGADGVGKGKLKHAVLGLVEKEGIKWREENAGTLILCLDEPKEYSFVKCDTDSE, from the exons ATGAAACCCTCGACGAAGAAGAGgagcaggaagaagaagaggaagcccgCCCCCGCCCCCGGATCGGATCCCGCCAAAGAGGAAGAGGCGGCGGCCTCGGCGGCGGAGATCCTCGTCAACGGCGGTAGCGATGACGAGCAGAAGCGAGCCCTAAATTGGTTGATCGACGCCTTCACTTCCGTGTCCGTCGATCAGATCGCCTCTGCGTACCGCGAGGCTGGCGGCGACCCCTTCAAGGCGGCCGGAATCCTCGGGGCCCAGCTCGACGACCCCGCGGTGGGACCGGCGGGAGGCCGTGAGCCGATGGGGTCGGGTAACGGCTTTGGAGGGAGTCGAAGGCACAAGAGGGTCGCTGCGGCCACGGGGATGGTGTCGGATGTGATCGGGAAGGGTTATAGCGGTGGCGGGAGGAGGAATAAAGATAGGATCGTGACTAATTTACAAAGTAAGGGGTGTATGAATAGGATGTACAAGGTCGAGGAGGCTGAGCAGTTCTTGTGTTCGATGCTCGGAGATGAGTCTGAGCTTGGCATGGGTGTTGTCACGGATGTTTTAG accAATGTGGATGCGATATTGAAAAG TTAAGAGATAGGACATCTGATTCAGCATATCATTTATCTGAAAAAGAACATGTTTTCCAACCATTTGTTGGATATAATAACAG GGAGCATGGACTTGTTTTTGCTGACAATGAGGTACCACTACCATCCAAATCAGAACAATCGAAACCAGCTCTCCAGCAAAAAGTCTTAGAGTCAttgtttaacatccctaactcaccCAAGCATGAATCAAATTGTATGAATTGGAAAAAGGTAGTTACAAAGGTAGAATCATTTGGTCAGGGTTTAGAGTTCTGTTCATCAAGCACAGAAGATACTCAATCAAATGCTGTATATG GTAAAGAAGATGACTATCAAGTGTTTCGTGGTGTTTCAAAGAAGCATTGGGATAAGATGCGAACCTACTACCAAGAA GCTGCAATGGCATACTCAAGAGGTGAGCGTGCTCATGCTTCTTATCTGTCAGAAAAG GGGAAGTTTTACCGAGATATAGCACGTGAGGCAGATGAGAAAGCTAGTCGAGAGATTTTTGAAACCAG AAACAAGCACATTAAAAACATGGTCACCATTGATTTACATGGGCAACATGTTAAGCAAGCAATAGGACTTCTGAAACTTCACCTCCTATTGTTCACATATATTCCCT CTGTCCCATATCTTAAAGTTATCACTGGATGTGGTGCTGATGGTGTCGGAAAGGGAAAATTGAAGCATGCG GTGCTTGGCCTCGTGGAAAAAGAAGGTATCAAGTGGAGAGAAGAGAACGCTGGGACTTTAATCCTCTGTCTCGATGAACCAAAAGAGTACAGTTTTGTGAAATGTGATACTGATTCCGAGTAG
- the LOC135617209 gene encoding proline-rich receptor-like protein kinase PERK4 gives MPKWLQYVGFVLGLPFTLASVAITMAIAMFGFIFMLLAWTLSCCSSCCWSYHEMRGVVKILATIHLYVVGWFTCDPLWSPEPVIENRQDYQHHYPSPDDVVRMAPQLSPPLPITTIGSMNSLSPKSLTVSAGLTKRSFTYQELVMATNNFSAANLLGEGGFSHVYKGTLSNGTEAAIKRLKDASKQTDAEFMKEANILSLVHHRNLVSLIGCCISEGNRLLVCEYVPNKTLKFHLDDRDQPTLAWKDRFRIALDSAKGLAYLHEDCQPRVIHRDIKAANILLDHSFRAKIADFGIAKYFSDEKTHISTVVKGTYGYLSPEYVSTGQLTDKSDVFSYGVLLLELITGRRPIGLADWARPLLKQALEDGKYDVLVDPLLRSYYNPIELGRMVACAYACLHHSASLRPSMSQIVRALEGLVSLGDYTIEIEPGMLSANILDQ, from the exons ATGCCTAAGTGGCTACAGTATGTGGGGTTCGTCTTGGGCCTGCCTTTTACTTTGGCTTCAGTGGCCATCACCATGGCCATCGCTATGTTCGGCTTCATCTTCATGCTCTTAGC GTGGACACTGTCTTGCTGCTCCTCGTGCTGCTGGTCGTACCACGAGATGAGGGGGGTGGTGAAGATTCTCGCCACTATCCATCTTTATGTCGTAGGCTGGTTCACCTGCGATCCATTGTGGT CACCAGAACCAGTCATAGAAAACAGGCAGGATTACCAACACCATTACCCTTCCCCAGATGATGTTGTCAGAATGGCACCACAACTATCACCTCCTTTACCAATCACTACCATCGGCTCAATGAATTCATTGTCACCCAAATCACTTACTGTTTCGGCTGGCTTAACCAAGAGAAGCTTCACGTATCAAGAGTTGGTGATGGCAACGAACAACTTCTCTGCAGCTAATCTGCTGGGAGAAGGTGGTTTTTCGCATGTGTACAAAGGGACTCTTTCTAATGGCACAGAAGCAGCAATCAAGCGATTGAAAGATGCTAGCAAGCAGACTGATGCTGAATTCATGAAAGAGGCTAACATACTGAGTCTTGTGCACCACAGGAATCTTGTTTCGCTGATTGGATGCTGCATTTCTGAAGGCAATCGGCTACTGGTTTGTGAATATGTCCCCAACAAGACCTTGAAGTTCCATCTAGACG ATAGAGATCAACCTACATTGGCTTGGAAGGACAGATTTAGAATTGCCTTGGACTCTGCAAAAGGCCTGGCATATTTGCATGAAGACT GTCAACCAAGGGTCATTCACCGTGACATTAAGGCAGCCAATATTCTTCTGGATCACTCTTTTAGAGCAAAG ATTGCAGATTTTGGGATTGCAAAGTATTTTTCAGATGAGAAAACACATATTTCCACTGTTGTGAAGGGTACTTATGG ATACCTGTCTCCAGAATATGTTTCTACTGGACAACTCACAGATAAATCTGATGTTTTCTCTTATGGAGTGTTGCTCTTGGAGCTCATCACTGGGCGAAGGCCTATAGGTCTGGCTGATTGG GCAAGACCATTACTGAAGCAAGCATTGGAAGATGGCAAATATGATGTCCTTGTGGATCCACTTTTACGGAGCTACTACAATCCTATTGAGCTCGGGAGAATGGTTGCTTGTGCCTATGCTTGTTTGCACCACTCAGCATCTCTTCGGCCAAGCATGAGTCAA ATTGTCCGGGCTTTAGAAGGACTTGTTTCTCTTGGAGATTATACTATTGAAATTGAACCTGGGATGTTATCAGCAAATATTTTGGACCAATAA